In one window of Petrotoga sp. 9PWA.NaAc.5.4 DNA:
- a CDS encoding ANTAR domain-containing response regulator — MKELKIVIAEDETLILMGLKSNLESLGHKVVGEASNGKELIDIVLERKPDLIIADINLPILGGLEALEIINQKMDVPSLIVSGYDDEELIQRATEIGVLGYLIKPIDESDLKAAIEIVISRFEDIKKLKEELDETKEALESRKIMERAKGIVMERLQLKEDEAMRFLQKKSRNSNKKLVEVANEIIEADKAFRLE; from the coding sequence ATGAAAGAATTAAAAATAGTAATAGCTGAAGATGAGACCCTTATACTAATGGGACTAAAAAGTAATTTAGAAAGTTTAGGTCATAAAGTCGTTGGGGAAGCATCAAATGGCAAGGAACTAATTGATATTGTTTTAGAGCGAAAACCTGACTTAATAATTGCTGACATTAATTTACCAATATTAGGTGGACTAGAAGCATTAGAAATAATAAATCAAAAGATGGATGTACCTTCTTTAATTGTAAGTGGATACGATGATGAAGAATTAATTCAAAGAGCCACAGAAATTGGAGTTTTGGGATATCTTATAAAACCTATAGACGAATCAGACTTAAAAGCTGCAATAGAAATTGTAATTTCAAGATTTGAGGATATTAAGAAATTGAAAGAAGAACTTGATGAAACCAAAGAAGCTTTAGAATCTCGAAAAATAATGGAAAGGGCGAAAGGAATAGTTATGGAACGATTGCAATTAAAAGAAGATGAAGCAATGAGATTCTTACAGAAAAAAAGCAGAAATTCAAATAAAAAGTTAGTAGAAGTTGCAAATGAAATTATTGAGGCTGATAAGGCTTTTAGATTGGAATAA
- a CDS encoding carbohydrate ABC transporter permease — translation MNKNIIIKIVSLIIVIIALIWTLYPLIWIIFSSFKAPLEQFTIPPKWIPENFTLRNYKIFFSNTEFVRTFFNSVLVTTSSTILALILGIPAAYGLARFKWKHANLLSFIILLARMTPPVVMVLPFFLISRYLNLSGTYIPIIIACSFFSVPFAIWMMQGFFSEIPESLEEAARIDGCTRFEALRKIVLPLVLPGISATSILCALISWNEFLFALVLTGQETRTLPVLVNMFVSEKNVDWGVMSAAALITVIPMILFGLLVQNNLVKGLTVGSGK, via the coding sequence ATGAATAAAAACATAATTATAAAGATCGTATCATTGATAATTGTAATCATAGCCTTAATTTGGACTCTTTATCCTCTTATATGGATTATTTTTTCATCCTTCAAAGCACCTTTAGAACAATTTACAATACCTCCAAAATGGATCCCGGAAAATTTTACTTTAAGAAATTACAAGATCTTTTTCAGTAACACTGAATTTGTCAGAACATTTTTCAATAGTGTATTAGTTACAACATCTTCGACAATTTTAGCTTTAATTCTTGGAATTCCTGCTGCTTATGGACTTGCAAGATTTAAATGGAAACATGCCAATCTTTTGTCTTTTATTATATTATTGGCTCGTATGACACCACCAGTTGTTATGGTTTTGCCTTTTTTCTTGATATCACGTTACCTTAACCTTTCAGGAACATATATACCAATTATTATTGCTTGTTCTTTTTTCAGTGTACCTTTTGCTATTTGGATGATGCAAGGATTCTTCTCGGAAATCCCAGAATCTTTAGAAGAAGCAGCAAGAATAGATGGATGTACAAGATTTGAAGCCTTGAGAAAAATTGTTCTTCCTTTAGTTTTACCAGGAATTTCAGCAACATCTATTCTATGTGCTCTGATATCTTGGAATGAATTTTTATTTGCTTTAGTATTGACGGGTCAAGAAACACGTACTTTACCGGTTCTTGTTAATATGTTTGTAAGTGAAAAAAATGTGGATTGGGGTGTAATGAGTGCAGCAGCCTTAATAACTGTTATACCAATGATATTATTTGGGCTTTTAGTACAAAATAATTTGGTTAAAGGGTTAACAGTTGGAAGTGGGAAATAA
- a CDS encoding carbohydrate ABC transporter permease, giving the protein MSERKNFNHIQYILPSLLFILLIFLIPIVYTLVISFFSWNLLRPDLGIKFVGFQNYLQALKNPFTWETIGRTFYFVIISVLLELIFGFSLALSLNTEFKGWKIVQSIILIPFMIAPVVVGFTWKFIVNNDYGPLPHLLINLGLTSITENPLLANPTTAMFMIILADVWEYTPFVTLVLLAGLKALPQEPYEAAYVDGASAIQRFFYITLPLLRSSIMVAVVIRTLTSLRVFDTIFIMTGGGPGSTTETLSFYGYRLAFQSYQMGYSSTINLISFFLAIIFTLIYMKLIGWDSNE; this is encoded by the coding sequence TTGTCAGAAAGAAAAAATTTTAATCATATACAATATATTCTACCGTCTCTTCTTTTTATATTACTAATTTTTTTGATACCAATTGTATACACTTTAGTAATTTCATTTTTCTCTTGGAACCTTTTGAGACCAGATTTGGGAATAAAATTTGTAGGATTTCAAAATTACTTACAAGCTTTAAAAAATCCCTTTACCTGGGAAACCATTGGAAGGACTTTTTACTTTGTAATTATTTCTGTTCTTTTGGAACTAATTTTTGGTTTTTCATTAGCTCTCTCCCTAAACACCGAATTTAAAGGATGGAAGATTGTTCAGTCGATAATACTGATACCTTTTATGATAGCTCCTGTTGTTGTAGGCTTTACGTGGAAATTTATTGTGAATAATGATTACGGACCTTTACCTCATCTTTTAATCAACCTTGGTTTAACATCAATAACTGAAAACCCTTTATTAGCTAATCCAACAACAGCAATGTTTATGATAATCCTGGCAGATGTTTGGGAATACACACCCTTTGTAACTTTAGTCTTATTAGCTGGTTTAAAAGCACTTCCACAAGAACCTTATGAAGCAGCATATGTGGATGGAGCTTCAGCCATACAAAGGTTTTTCTATATAACTTTACCATTACTTAGATCTTCCATAATGGTAGCTGTTGTAATAAGGACTTTAACATCACTTAGGGTATTTGATACTATTTTTATTATGACCGGCGGCGGTCCGGGCTCAACCACAGAAACTTTGTCTTTTTATGGTTATAGATTAGCTTTTCAATCTTATCAAATGGGATATTCTTCAACAATCAATTTGATTTCTTTTTTTCTCGCAATAATTTTTACTTTAATTTATATGAAATTGATAGGATGGGATAGCAATGAATAA
- a CDS encoding sugar ABC transporter substrate-binding protein: protein MVKRKVFVLMLTCLLIVSSIFSQVKLVSEVGIHTEAWKTVMNDFQKETGIKATIQQFPYANYFDQLMLTFTSGRVDFDVPYISMLWYPALATAGYIYPINKLSGYEELNLEDISGIDNGWQNGNLYYIPYMNELGGIVYRTDLFNDPKEKTAFQEKYGYELAPPKTLEQYRDIAEFFYRPPELYGVTLMGQRSIFLATHFLQRLWARGGNLLDSEMKPIFNSKEGIEALQEVGEMFKYANPSAKTYVFQDALTEFTQGRSAMAEIWTTAMLYTENPETSRVVGKASFVGFPRPEELKDEKLPMLYISWGFTVSSASKNKDQALEWIKFVTDTKNEVKAAPYGNIPARFSSINDEELRAKFPWLEGFSEAMENSIPTPMVPLIPEGNAIINDYIAPAVSEYLSGSKTAERALNDAADGVYKLMKEHGYY, encoded by the coding sequence ATGGTTAAAAGAAAAGTTTTTGTGTTAATGCTCACATGTTTGCTAATTGTTTCAAGTATCTTTTCGCAAGTGAAATTGGTGAGCGAAGTAGGAATTCACACCGAAGCTTGGAAAACTGTCATGAATGACTTTCAGAAGGAAACAGGAATAAAAGCCACAATCCAGCAATTCCCGTATGCAAACTACTTTGATCAACTAATGCTAACTTTTACATCTGGAAGAGTTGATTTTGATGTACCATACATTTCTATGCTTTGGTATCCAGCACTTGCCACAGCAGGTTACATTTATCCAATAAACAAGCTTTCAGGATATGAAGAATTAAATTTAGAAGATATTTCAGGAATAGACAATGGTTGGCAAAATGGTAATTTGTACTATATTCCTTATATGAATGAACTGGGAGGAATAGTGTATCGTACAGATCTGTTCAATGATCCTAAAGAAAAAACAGCTTTTCAAGAAAAATATGGATATGAGCTTGCTCCCCCTAAAACTCTCGAACAATATAGAGATATTGCTGAGTTTTTCTATCGTCCCCCAGAATTGTATGGAGTAACACTGATGGGACAAAGAAGCATATTCCTTGCAACACACTTTTTACAACGATTATGGGCAAGAGGTGGGAATCTATTAGATTCGGAAATGAAACCCATCTTTAATTCGAAGGAAGGAATTGAAGCATTGCAAGAGGTTGGAGAAATGTTTAAATATGCAAATCCTTCAGCTAAAACTTATGTTTTTCAAGACGCTTTGACAGAATTTACTCAAGGTAGAAGTGCAATGGCTGAGATTTGGACTACAGCAATGTTGTATACTGAAAATCCAGAAACCTCAAGAGTTGTTGGTAAAGCTTCTTTTGTTGGATTCCCAAGGCCAGAAGAATTGAAAGATGAAAAATTGCCAATGTTGTATATTTCATGGGGGTTCACTGTTAGCTCAGCAAGTAAAAACAAGGATCAAGCACTAGAATGGATAAAGTTTGTAACAGATACTAAAAATGAAGTTAAAGCAGCACCTTATGGTAATATACCAGCAAGATTTTCTTCAATAAATGACGAAGAATTAAGAGCAAAATTTCCTTGGTTAGAAGGGTTTTCAGAAGCTATGGAAAATTCTATTCCTACACCTATGGTGCCCCTAATTCCGGAAGGTAATGCTATTATAAATGATTACATTGCTCCTGCTGTTTCTGAATATTTAAGTGGCTCAAAAACTGCTGAAAGAGCTCTAAATGACGCTGCTGATGGGGTATATAAATTAATGAAAGAACACGGTTATTATTGA
- a CDS encoding nucleoside phosphorylase — protein sequence MFKQDFRLPNGLENQRQYHIKCGPGDIAPIVIVPGDQGRVQSIVEKIDNPKKIAENRGLITYTGNYEGYPVSVTSTGMGGPSASIVYEELINIGAKVLIRIGSVAGLQEEIEEGDIVIPYASVRDDGASNYYVDENFPAAASPEVYLNLTLSSKELKINYKTGINWSHSCFYNRDPEYFQRWGRCRVISMDMEASALFVVSSLRGIKSGFIGICYANRFKQSKKEKVDLSVPDTARDLIKEATSNAINITLKTVKKLYQDESLETLEWKIFRK from the coding sequence GTGTTTAAGCAAGATTTCAGACTTCCAAATGGTTTAGAAAACCAAAGACAATACCATATAAAGTGTGGTCCTGGAGACATTGCACCAATTGTTATAGTTCCTGGGGATCAAGGGAGAGTACAAAGCATAGTTGAAAAAATAGATAATCCTAAAAAAATTGCTGAAAATAGAGGTTTGATAACATATACAGGAAATTATGAAGGTTACCCTGTATCTGTAACTTCAACAGGAATGGGAGGTCCATCGGCAAGTATAGTTTATGAAGAACTAATAAACATAGGAGCAAAGGTATTGATTAGAATTGGGAGTGTTGCTGGATTGCAAGAAGAAATTGAGGAAGGAGATATCGTAATTCCTTACGCTTCTGTTAGAGACGACGGTGCAAGCAATTATTATGTAGATGAAAATTTTCCCGCGGCAGCTTCACCAGAGGTTTATTTAAATCTCACATTAAGTTCAAAAGAGTTAAAAATAAATTATAAGACTGGAATAAATTGGAGCCATTCTTGCTTTTACAACAGAGATCCGGAATATTTTCAAAGATGGGGTAGATGTAGAGTTATTTCTATGGACATGGAAGCTTCAGCACTTTTTGTTGTATCAAGCTTAAGAGGAATAAAATCTGGATTTATAGGAATTTGTTACGCTAATAGATTCAAGCAATCGAAGAAAGAAAAAGTTGATTTAAGTGTTCCTGATACTGCAAGAGATCTAATAAAAGAAGCAACAAGTAACGCTATAAACATTACTTTAAAAACGGTTAAAAAATTGTATCAAGATGAATCTTTAGAGACTTTGGAATGGAAAATTTTCAGAAAATAA
- a CDS encoding GntR family transcriptional regulator: protein MFSKAGRSLFKEVLSELRKEILQLPEGYKIPSQQELCNNFGVSRTLIREVLVSLEREGLIIRKQGLGTFVVKKEGIVQTGLDYLRGVYNIISTSGRTPKLILNEFEEVKATPPISKTLKIDKNEPLIKIKRLYTADDIPVIYAETYMVVNRIPGGREAILSVLKNEKSREEEIFSFLDKYFMRPIKHAIAEIEAIEANKYLSALLKVPEKKAITLLLEVHYDENNIPLLYSLDYINTSVFKLSVFRRKI from the coding sequence ATGTTTTCAAAAGCAGGGAGATCATTATTTAAGGAAGTTTTGAGCGAACTAAGGAAAGAGATTTTGCAGCTCCCAGAAGGATACAAAATTCCTTCTCAGCAAGAACTGTGTAATAATTTTGGGGTAAGCAGAACATTAATTAGAGAAGTTTTGGTAAGTTTGGAGAGAGAAGGTTTAATTATTAGAAAACAGGGATTAGGTACGTTCGTAGTAAAAAAGGAAGGTATTGTTCAAACAGGGTTGGACTATTTGAGGGGGGTATATAACATTATATCCACTTCTGGAAGAACTCCTAAGCTTATTTTAAATGAATTTGAAGAAGTGAAAGCAACTCCTCCTATTTCTAAAACATTGAAAATAGACAAAAATGAACCTTTAATAAAAATTAAAAGGCTCTATACCGCTGATGATATACCAGTAATATATGCAGAAACATACATGGTAGTTAATAGAATACCGGGAGGAAGAGAAGCGATTCTTTCGGTTTTAAAAAATGAAAAATCAAGAGAAGAAGAAATTTTTTCTTTTTTAGATAAGTATTTTATGAGACCTATAAAACATGCCATTGCAGAAATAGAAGCAATAGAAGCAAATAAATATCTTTCTGCTCTTTTAAAAGTACCTGAGAAAAAAGCTATAACACTTCTTTTAGAAGTTCATTATGATGAGAATAACATCCCTTTACTTTATTCTTTGGATTATATAAATACCTCTGTTTTCAAACTAAGTGTATTCAGAAGAAAAATCTAA
- a CDS encoding fumarylacetoacetate hydrolase family protein has product MKLVRFKTNDKISFGSLEGSKIQVIHGDIFGDFEITNEEYNLSEVKLLSPCTPSKIVCVGLNYRDHAEEMKDNLPTEPIIFIKPSTAVIGPNENIKYPSMSKQVDYEAELGIVIKDKIRNLKIEEVNKHVLGYTCFNDVTARDLQKKDGQWTRAKSFDTFAPFGPAIVTNIDASNLNIQLLLNGEIKQNSNTNKLIFSIETLVSFISKIMTLLPGDIIATGTPSGVGPMKVGDKIEVRIENIGILENYVV; this is encoded by the coding sequence ATGAAATTAGTTAGATTTAAAACAAATGATAAGATAAGTTTTGGATCATTAGAAGGTAGTAAAATTCAGGTTATTCATGGCGATATTTTTGGTGATTTTGAAATAACTAATGAAGAATATAATCTTTCAGAAGTAAAATTATTGTCTCCTTGTACTCCAAGCAAAATAGTTTGTGTTGGCTTAAATTATCGTGATCATGCTGAAGAAATGAAAGACAACCTCCCAACGGAACCGATTATTTTTATAAAACCTTCGACCGCTGTTATAGGACCCAATGAAAATATAAAATATCCATCGATGAGTAAGCAAGTTGATTATGAAGCAGAACTGGGTATAGTAATTAAAGACAAAATAAGAAATTTAAAAATAGAAGAGGTTAATAAACACGTTTTGGGTTACACATGCTTCAATGATGTAACTGCTCGGGATTTACAGAAAAAAGACGGGCAATGGACACGAGCAAAATCTTTTGATACTTTTGCACCTTTTGGGCCAGCTATTGTAACTAATATAGATGCAAGTAACTTAAATATACAACTTTTATTAAATGGAGAAATAAAACAAAATTCTAATACTAACAAGTTGATATTTTCTATAGAAACCCTTGTCAGTTTTATTTCAAAAATAATGACTCTTTTGCCAGGTGATATAATAGCAACTGGAACACCTTCAGGTGTAGGCCCCATGAAAGTTGGAGACAAAATAGAAGTTAGAATAGAAAATATTGGTATTTTAGAAAATTATGTTGTATAA
- the era gene encoding GTPase Era — translation MQENTFKSGFVTVAGKPNVGKSTLINALMGQKVVIVSEKPQTTRNRINCILTEDNYQIVFVDTPGIHKPLRKIGEYMLNIAVNALRGIDLILFVVDAKEGIRDSDLRAAEVINASKVPTILVINKIDQLKDRGKIQKISEELRNICGNIFESLGVSALTGENLSLLKQIIIDHLPYGPQYYPEDMITDKPSRFIISELIREKIFLLTKEEVPHSTGVVVEELKERENGVLYVRAEIYVERKSQKPIIIGKNGAMIKKIGELARKDIEELFEQKVYLDLYVRVKEKWRDNESILNNIMEYKTEFTKER, via the coding sequence ATGCAAGAAAACACCTTTAAAAGCGGCTTTGTTACTGTAGCAGGAAAACCTAATGTTGGAAAATCGACATTAATAAATGCTTTAATGGGTCAAAAGGTTGTCATTGTCTCTGAAAAACCACAAACTACAAGAAATAGAATAAATTGTATTTTGACAGAAGATAACTACCAAATAGTTTTTGTTGATACACCAGGTATTCACAAACCACTTAGAAAAATAGGCGAATATATGTTAAATATAGCAGTTAATGCCTTAAGAGGAATTGATTTAATACTTTTTGTTGTTGATGCCAAAGAAGGTATAAGAGATTCCGATCTAAGAGCAGCGGAAGTAATTAATGCTTCCAAGGTTCCTACTATATTAGTCATTAACAAGATAGATCAGTTGAAAGATAGAGGTAAAATTCAAAAAATATCAGAAGAATTAAGAAACATATGTGGTAATATTTTTGAAAGTTTAGGTGTTTCAGCTTTAACAGGTGAGAATTTAAGCTTACTAAAGCAAATTATAATAGATCATTTACCTTATGGTCCGCAATATTATCCCGAAGATATGATAACTGATAAGCCTTCACGATTCATTATTTCCGAATTGATAAGAGAAAAAATCTTCCTTTTAACAAAAGAAGAAGTTCCACATTCAACAGGTGTTGTTGTTGAAGAACTAAAAGAAAGAGAAAACGGTGTTTTATATGTAAGAGCAGAGATATACGTTGAAAGAAAAAGCCAAAAACCTATAATAATTGGTAAAAATGGAGCTATGATAAAAAAAATAGGAGAATTGGCAAGAAAAGATATTGAGGAATTATTTGAACAAAAGGTCTATCTCGATCTTTACGTAAGAGTTAAAGAAAAATGGCGAGATAACGAAAGTATATTGAACAATATCATGGAATACAAAACAGAATTTACAAAAGAAAGATAA